Proteins encoded together in one Oreochromis aureus strain Israel breed Guangdong linkage group 23, ZZ_aureus, whole genome shotgun sequence window:
- the LOC120436273 gene encoding uncharacterized protein LOC120436273 yields MGFMILVVALKTLGGNSEKEGVYKKVGDKVVLTPGSAPASITRIKWTHDQDIALEWSRREPYTSWHFRDGCEVDTSTGVLTISNLALNDSGSYTVEINDEVMSTTEIIVITTVPNPTVSTWCNPEMTYCILTCEPNVTDDAKPITYYWVTGDMVKQSPTNQFNITQENRERLISCQLENPVSHEYSEKILNPLLIRNRALLSLPFVGIVVFLFGLNCCKCW; encoded by the exons ATGGGTTTTATGATTCTGGTGGTGGCTTTGAAGACGCTGGGTGGTAACTCAG AGAAAGAAGGCGTCTACAAGAAAGTGGGTGACAAAGTCGTCCTCACACCAGGCTCTGCGCCTGCTTCCATCACCAGGATCAAGTGGACACATGATCAGGACATTGCTCTGGAGTGGTCCAGACGAGAACCTTACACTTCCTGGCACTTCCGAG ATGGCTGTGAGGTGGATACCTCCACTGGGGTCCTGACGATCTCAAACCTGGCTCTAAACGACAGCGGCAGCTACACGGTGGAGATTAATGATGAAGTCATGAGCACAACAGAAATCATTGTTATCA CCACTGTCCCTAATCCCACTGTGTCCACATGGTGCAACCCTGAGATGACCTACTGTATTCTCACTTGTGAACCCAACGTCACAGACGACGCCAAACCGATCACCTATTACTGGGTGACTGGTGATATGGTGAAACAGTCTCCAACCAATCAGTTCAACATCACACAG GAAAACAGAGAGCGTTTGATAAGCTGTCAGCTGGAAAACCCAGTCAGCCATGAATACAGtgaaaaaatcctgaatccACTCTTAATCA GGAATCGGGCTTTACTGAGCTTACCATTTGTAGGGATTGTGGTGTTCCTGTTTGGCCTTAATTGTTGCAAATGCTGGTAA